The Fundidesulfovibrio soli genomic interval TGACATCTCCATACAACAACATCCTTCTCTTTATGGGCTCGTCTTCATTCAAAGACGTCACAGGGTGCTTGTCAAGAATGTATTGTATCGAATGAAGCCAAGAATCAAGATCTCTGATAGTTAAAATAAATTTTGATTGTGGGAATTTATAATCCAGATATTTAAAATAAATTGCAACATTGTTGTCGGCAGCGGCATGCAGACTCCGCAACTGATCAAAATTAGGGTTGTGGGCGACTTGGGCGTAACCCAGGACCCTCATGGCCTGACAAAATGTAGTCGTGCCAGTGCGGGATAGTCCGACCCCCCAGCAACGGAACTTGGGCTTCCGGAGGTTAGACTCAGTATGCCCGCGCCCCCTCTCATTAGTCATGATTACCGTAGGCCCAGCCATACTTTGCGAATCTCCGTGCGCCCCCCCACCAGCGTCGCCCGTGGAAGCCTGAACTCTCCAAGGGGAATTGACCAAGTGCCCCCCATCTGGGAACAGAGCCTCGATCACATCCCCTGCCTTGATGCCGGAGAGGATCAAGCTGAATCCAGCATCAATCGAAATGCCGGCAGCTTCAAGATCGTGGCGAGTGGTACCGCTCAGTTGCGGCAGGAGCAATTGCCCATTCAATTTAATCG includes:
- a CDS encoding sulfotransferase family protein, which codes for MFRGYLDTVDLNGRITGWAANGRQSCPVTIKLNGQLLLPQLSGTTRHDLEAAGISIDAGFSLILSGIKAGDVIEALFPDGGHLVNSPWRVQASTGDAGGGAHGDSQSMAGPTVIMTNERGRGHTESNLRKPKFRCWGVGLSRTGTTTFCQAMRVLGYAQVAHNPNFDQLRSLHAAADNNVAIYFKYLDYKFPQSKFILTIRDLDSWLHSIQYILDKHPVTSLNEDEPIKRRMLLYGDVKFDRDLFIRAYFRHYDAVRSYFRLRPNDLIEVDFTKGDGWDKICPFLELPVPDVEFPHLNMRK